The following coding sequences lie in one Lolium perenne isolate Kyuss_39 chromosome 2, Kyuss_2.0, whole genome shotgun sequence genomic window:
- the LOC127329368 gene encoding protein FAR1-RELATED SEQUENCE 5-like, with protein MDGLHPTNIITDQDGAMRSAILATFPNSCHRNCRWHIMQNFQPVLGNDMAKNEDLRREFNEIIDHSMTEDEFERRWAEMIIKYNVGDNTHLKDVYDLRSSFVPAYFRDRFFPFLQTTARSEGFNAVLKRYVRPHNSLVHFFRQYMKLQEKIEVAEDGNEFEMEEKTLRMWGEWPLEKQAIQVYARPIYLRFRAEIRKVTSYNANLVEGHLFDVVPITGSVYGYGKRSYRVEANMQESTYTCECSKIKRDGLLCCHALRVMAQVGVVGYIPPHYILPRWQMPPEDIVTQKVDLPDVPSDRKLSIKERKLIRYGTLCNDFTGIAKVASESDKSKAIADKYMLALSNELNSMKLSEAAK; from the coding sequence ATGGATGGTTTGCACCCAactaacatcatcactgatcagGATGGTGCAATGAGGAGTGCCATTTTGGCAACTTTTCCAAATTCATGCCACAGGAATTGTAGATGGCACATAATGCAGAATTTCCAACCTGTGCTAGGAAATGACATGGCTAAGAATGAAGATCTACGGAGAGAGTTCAATGAGATAATTGACCACAGCATGACAGAAGATGAATTTGAAAGAAGGTGGGCAGAAATGATCATCAAGTACAATGTAGGGGACAACACACATTTGAAGGACGTCTATGATCTGAGATCCAGTTTTGTCCCTGCTTACTTCAGGGATAGGTTCTTCCCGTTCCTACAAACTACAGCGCGTAGTGAAGGGTTCAATGCTGTTTTGAAAAGATATGTTAGACCACACAACAGCCTCGTGCATTTCTTCAGACAATACATGAAACTACAAGAGAAAATTGAAGTTGCAGAAGATGGTAATGAATTCGAAATGGAAGAAAAAACTCTAAGGATGTGGGGAGAGTGGCCACTTGAGAAACAAGCTATACAAGTGTACGCCAGGCCCATCTACCTGCGTTTCAGGGCTGAGATTCGTAAAGTTACATCTTACAATGCAAATCTAGTTGAGGGGCATCTGTTTGATGTTGTTCCAATAACAGGATCagtttatggatatggcaagagatCCTACAGGGTGGAAGCTAACATGCAGGAATCGACCTACACATGCGAATGCTCTAAAATTAAAAGGGATGGTTTGTTGTGCTGCCATGCATTGCGAGTAATGGCTCAGGTTGGTGTTGTGGGGTACATACCGCCGCATTACATACTGCCAAGGTGGCAAATGCCACCAGAAGACATTGTTACACAGAAAGTAGACTTGCCTGATGTCCCTAGTGACAGGAAGTTGTCAATTAAAGAGAGGAAGCTGATCCGGTATGGGACACTGTGCAATGATTTCACAGGCATAGCTAAAGTAGCATCCGAATCGGATAAAAGCA